The following are from one region of the Chloracidobacterium sp. genome:
- a CDS encoding enoyl-CoA hydratase/isomerase family protein, whose amino-acid sequence MTELIEIENCGTSVIIRFARPEIRSPLSVAVLDAIERLIDRLGDEVKRLVFTGVGDVFASGADLREISALTKGTARDFALRGQKLMNRIATTERETTAAINGFCFGGALDLALACERRIASPEATFCHPGARLGIITGWGGTQRLPRLIGEANALEMFLTASPISATEALRIGLVDEIAADPVLAALEVGSVI is encoded by the coding sequence GTGACTGAACTCATCGAGATCGAAAACTGCGGAACAAGCGTCATCATCAGATTTGCTCGTCCCGAGATCCGAAGCCCGTTATCGGTCGCCGTGCTCGACGCGATCGAGAGGCTTATCGACAGGTTGGGTGATGAAGTGAAGAGATTGGTCTTCACGGGCGTTGGCGATGTATTCGCATCGGGCGCCGATCTTCGTGAGATTTCGGCATTAACGAAGGGGACGGCCCGGGATTTTGCACTACGCGGTCAAAAGTTGATGAACCGCATCGCAACGACCGAGCGTGAGACAACGGCTGCGATCAACGGTTTTTGTTTCGGCGGAGCTCTTGACCTTGCGCTTGCATGCGAGCGCAGGATCGCCTCACCCGAGGCGACGTTCTGTCATCCGGGTGCACGACTCGGGATCATCACAGGCTGGGGCGGAACACAGCGGCTGCCGCGGCTTATCGGCGAGGCGAACGCGTTGGAGATGTTCTTAACCGCGTCGCCCATTTCGGCGACCGAAGCACTGCGGATCGGCCTGGTCGATGAGATCGCGGCTGATCCGGTCCTGGCCGCTCTCGAAGTCGGTTCGGTCATTTGA
- a CDS encoding cupin domain-containing protein, producing the protein MMKFTIEELLSRLPLPANAKWKDGVWDLEPFEKKGVRLVFFAPRGTDHQTAHDEDEFYFIARGSGEIVIGDDRLNCTAGDVFFVDAGVDHRFENFSDDFATWAIFF; encoded by the coding sequence ATGATGAAATTCACGATAGAAGAACTTTTGTCGAGATTGCCGCTTCCTGCGAACGCCAAATGGAAAGACGGCGTTTGGGATCTTGAACCCTTTGAGAAGAAAGGGGTCCGGCTGGTCTTTTTTGCTCCTCGCGGAACCGATCATCAGACCGCGCACGACGAGGACGAATTTTACTTTATTGCGCGCGGGTCAGGCGAGATCGTGATCGGCGATGATCGACTAAATTGCACGGCCGGAGATGTATTTTTTGTAGACGCGGGTGTCGATCACCGGTTCGAGAACTTCTCTGATGACTTTGCGACATGGGCGATATTCTTCTGA
- a CDS encoding DinB family protein codes for MNTVFEIEEAIAILAVTPGTLKAWLGGLPDVWTASSGDENDWRPFDVVGHLIHGERTDWISRARIVLEQGENRTFEPFDRLAQFEHSRGKTLEELLDEFERLRSENLRLLSSWELGEEQFDLVGMHPALGPTTLRQLISTWAVHDLNHIKQIAASMAKRYDREVGPWKEYLSILR; via the coding sequence ATGAATACAGTATTTGAGATAGAGGAAGCGATCGCTATTTTAGCGGTAACGCCCGGAACCTTGAAAGCCTGGCTTGGCGGACTGCCGGACGTCTGGACGGCATCGAGTGGCGACGAGAACGACTGGAGACCATTCGATGTGGTAGGGCACCTGATCCACGGCGAAAGAACCGATTGGATCTCGCGTGCACGCATCGTCCTTGAACAGGGCGAAAATAGAACGTTTGAGCCCTTCGACCGGTTAGCGCAATTTGAACATTCGCGCGGAAAGACCCTCGAAGAACTGTTGGACGAATTTGAGCGGCTGCGCAGCGAAAATCTCCGCCTGCTCAGCTCATGGGAGCTTGGCGAAGAGCAGTTCGATCTTGTCGGGATGCACCCGGCACTCGGTCCGACGACGCTTCGACAACTGATCTCGACGTGGGCAGTTCACGACCTCAACCACATCAAACAGATCGCAGCATCGATGGCGAAACGTTACGATCGCGAGGTCGGGCCCTGGAAGGAATACCTTTCGATACTCAGATAG
- a CDS encoding acyl-CoA carboxylase subunit beta: protein MPLKKSTGRLASLTEEFERLEKKLKVGGGPDKIEKIHSQGKLTARERIDLLLDIDSFSQEIGLLVAYDEYNGQAPAAAVVTVVGKVHGRECVIVANDATIKAGAWYPETIRKILRAQEIAMRNRVPIVYLVDSAGVNLPYQGGVFPGQYGAARIFYYNSIMRRYLKVPQISAVMGMCVAGGAYLPALSDVILMVEGTSFMGLGGANLVKGATGQTIDNETLGGAMTHNAISGVAHYRTKDESECLSKIRELISGLPAKETTRVSVTGPIESKSSFAELYGILPEDHKAPYDMRKVLDCFLDANTLDEFQADFAKEMICGTARIGGILVGVIANSRGMSKGKQGAPPRFGGIVYTESAEKTAYFIENCDRHSTPLLFVQDVSGFMVGAEAEHSGIIRAGARFVEAMATAKVPKLVLTVNHASGAGYYAMAGQGFDPDFIFSLPTGRMGVMEGDSAVQAIFGTQLEKLRAAGGSPSPELEAEMQKVRETYDKELDAKHAAARGLVDAIVTPENLRSSLILALETCLNTSEPHIGAFVLPGSC, encoded by the coding sequence ATGCCCCTTAAGAAAAGCACCGGCCGGCTTGCCTCTCTCACCGAAGAATTCGAGCGCCTCGAGAAAAAGCTAAAGGTCGGAGGCGGCCCTGACAAGATCGAAAAGATCCACAGCCAGGGGAAACTCACCGCCCGGGAAAGGATCGACCTTCTGCTCGACATAGATTCGTTCTCGCAAGAGATCGGCCTGCTCGTCGCTTACGACGAATACAACGGTCAGGCCCCGGCTGCCGCGGTCGTAACGGTCGTTGGGAAGGTCCACGGCCGAGAATGCGTGATCGTGGCGAACGATGCAACGATCAAGGCCGGCGCATGGTATCCGGAAACGATAAGAAAGATCCTTCGTGCTCAAGAGATCGCGATGCGAAATCGCGTCCCGATCGTCTATTTGGTAGATTCGGCCGGGGTCAATCTGCCCTATCAGGGCGGCGTTTTTCCGGGTCAATACGGGGCGGCACGCATTTTTTATTACAACTCGATAATGCGGCGTTACCTAAAGGTCCCGCAGATATCGGCAGTGATGGGAATGTGCGTCGCCGGTGGTGCGTATCTACCCGCGCTTTCTGACGTGATCCTGATGGTCGAAGGAACATCGTTCATGGGCCTCGGCGGAGCGAACCTCGTGAAAGGTGCGACCGGACAGACCATCGACAATGAAACCCTCGGCGGAGCGATGACTCACAATGCGATCTCGGGCGTTGCGCATTACCGCACGAAAGACGAGAGTGAGTGTTTATCAAAGATCCGCGAGCTGATCTCAGGACTGCCCGCGAAGGAGACGACCCGCGTCAGCGTTACAGGCCCGATCGAAAGCAAGAGCTCATTCGCGGAGCTGTACGGCATTTTGCCCGAAGATCATAAAGCACCATACGATATGCGAAAGGTGCTCGACTGCTTTTTGGATGCCAATACGCTCGACGAATTCCAGGCTGATTTTGCGAAAGAGATGATCTGCGGTACGGCCCGTATCGGCGGCATCCTTGTTGGCGTCATCGCAAATTCACGCGGGATGTCAAAAGGCAAACAGGGAGCACCGCCCCGTTTCGGCGGTATCGTTTATACCGAATCGGCCGAAAAGACCGCATATTTCATTGAGAACTGCGACCGCCATTCGACCCCGCTGCTGTTTGTTCAGGACGTTTCGGGTTTCATGGTCGGAGCCGAAGCCGAGCATAGCGGCATCATTCGAGCCGGTGCACGATTCGTTGAGGCAATGGCGACCGCAAAGGTGCCGAAGCTCGTTTTGACCGTTAATCATGCCTCGGGGGCCGGTTATTACGCGATGGCCGGACAGGGCTTCGACCCGGACTTCATCTTCTCGCTGCCGACGGGCCGGATGGGTGTGATGGAAGGCGATTCGGCCGTTCAGGCGATCTTTGGCACACAACTCGAAAAGCTCAGAGCTGCGGGAGGATCGCCGTCGCCCGAACTCGAAGCTGAAATGCAAAAGGTCCGCGAAACGTATGACAAGGAACTTGATGCCAAGCACGCTGCGGCCCGCGGGCTTGTCGATGCGATCGTCACGCCCGAAAACCTCCGCTCATCGCTGATATTGGCACTAGAGACCTGCCTGAACACGTCTGAACCTCACATCGGTGCGTTCGTTCTTCCGGGTTCGTGTTGA
- a CDS encoding EVE domain-containing protein, with translation MNYWMVKQEPDSYSWDDFVKDGKTDWTGVRNFQARNNLRAMKKGDKVLFYHSNVGKEVVGIAKVTKPEFPDPTDEKWVAVELSPLKPLKKPVGLAQIKANIALANIGLLRQSQLSVISLTKDEFEEILSMAR, from the coding sequence ATGAACTATTGGATGGTCAAACAAGAGCCCGATTCTTACTCGTGGGATGATTTCGTTAAGGACGGCAAGACCGACTGGACAGGAGTCAGAAACTTCCAGGCTCGAAACAATCTCCGAGCGATGAAAAAAGGCGACAAGGTCCTTTTTTATCATTCAAATGTGGGGAAAGAGGTTGTCGGCATTGCGAAGGTGACAAAGCCGGAATTCCCCGATCCGACCGATGAAAAATGGGTTGCAGTGGAACTTTCGCCGCTAAAGCCTCTTAAAAAGCCGGTCGGACTTGCCCAGATCAAGGCGAATATCGCCCTCGCCAATATCGGCCTGCTTCGTCAATCGCAGCTTTCAGTAATTTCGCTTACCAAGGACGAGTTCGAAGAAATACTCAGCATGGCTCGTTGA
- a CDS encoding UDP-3-O-acyl-N-acetylglucosamine deacetylase has translation MKQTTLAKPIEISGVGLHTGVDVNVTLRSAPANTGYIFVRTDLDNFEIPASVEYVGHCSYATTLVRKGVVLSTCEHLLSALRGSGIDNCFVELDNIEIPILDGSSENFIDLIRNAGIVEQDAPRRFLKVLERVDYEHSDRKMSIEPSDHFEIECVIDFQHPFINRQKFTFVANNGSYGREIASARTFGFAHEIEMLRKANLALGGSLENAIVLTPDGMLNETPLRFDDEFVRHKILDIIGDVALLGIPVLGKITAEKSGHAVHAALMSKLLKTDGAWEII, from the coding sequence ATGAAACAAACAACGCTTGCAAAACCGATCGAGATCTCCGGCGTTGGACTGCACACCGGCGTCGACGTTAACGTCACGCTCCGATCCGCGCCCGCGAATACTGGATACATCTTTGTTCGAACGGATCTCGACAACTTCGAGATCCCGGCATCGGTCGAGTACGTTGGACATTGCAGTTACGCGACCACGCTCGTCCGAAAGGGCGTCGTGCTTTCGACCTGTGAACATCTTTTGTCGGCATTGCGCGGCTCAGGAATAGATAATTGCTTTGTAGAGCTCGATAACATCGAAATACCGATCCTGGACGGCTCTAGCGAAAATTTCATAGATTTGATCAGGAATGCAGGCATCGTTGAGCAGGACGCCCCGCGTCGCTTCCTTAAGGTGCTAGAGAGAGTCGATTACGAGCACAGCGACCGCAAGATGTCTATCGAACCGTCAGACCATTTCGAGATCGAATGCGTGATCGATTTTCAACATCCTTTCATCAACCGTCAGAAATTTACGTTCGTGGCGAATAACGGTTCCTATGGCCGCGAGATCGCGTCGGCGCGAACATTCGGGTTCGCGCACGAGATCGAAATGCTGCGTAAGGCCAATCTAGCCCTCGGCGGTTCGCTCGAAAATGCCATTGTTCTTACCCCAGATGGCATGCTGAACGAAACCCCGCTGCGCTTTGACGATGAATTCGTTCGGCACAAGATACTCGACATTATCGGAGACGTCGCACTTCTTGGCATTCCTGTCCTTGGCAAGATCACTGCCGAAAAAAGCGGTCACGCCGTCCATGCCGCGCTGATGAGCAAACTTTTGAAAACAGATGGCGCCTGGGAGATCATTTGA
- the gndA gene encoding NADP-dependent phosphogluconate dehydrogenase, whose protein sequence is MNKPEFGMIGLGTMGRNFLLNVAEQGVTCAGYDIDPAKRDMLLSEGSSLNIHAAADLPEFLASLETPRKLMLLVPAGPIVDSVIEDLIPHLNSGDVVVDGGNSHFSDTERRETRLNEKGFEFMGVGVSGGEEGARNGASIMVGGKPEVYDRVRAIFEAASAKVNGEPCAAHVGNGSAGHFVKMVHNGIEYAMMQLIAEVYDLFIRGNAMTDDEIAGIFAEWSEGDLSSFLIEITASVLKKKDDETGNSLVSMILDTAGQKGTGKWTSQTAMDLGVPIPTIDSAVSMRQISALKAERAAAAEAWKISKPVKTADARPKEAVEFARATLRLGFLTAFAQGMSLLSTASHEKGYNLDMAEISKIWRGGCIIRASMLEEIRVAFADDPNLSNLLFAPSSLPVIQREYKKLSEFVRLTSSLGIPCMAAASSLNYLEALSSERLPASLIQAQRDFFGAHSYKRVDKEGTFHTNDW, encoded by the coding sequence ATGAATAAACCTGAATTCGGAATGATAGGACTCGGCACGATGGGCCGCAACTTCTTGCTCAATGTCGCTGAGCAGGGAGTTACTTGTGCCGGTTACGACATCGACCCAGCCAAACGCGACATGCTGCTCAGCGAGGGATCGTCGTTAAATATCCACGCAGCGGCGGATCTGCCGGAGTTTCTGGCATCGCTCGAAACACCGCGAAAGCTAATGCTGCTCGTCCCGGCCGGGCCGATCGTTGATTCTGTGATCGAAGACCTAATTCCCCATCTCAATTCAGGCGACGTTGTCGTAGACGGAGGGAATTCGCATTTCTCTGATACCGAACGTCGAGAAACTCGACTTAACGAGAAAGGCTTTGAATTCATGGGCGTTGGCGTTTCCGGCGGCGAGGAAGGGGCGCGCAATGGGGCTAGCATCATGGTCGGCGGCAAGCCTGAGGTATACGACCGCGTGCGTGCAATATTCGAGGCGGCATCAGCAAAGGTCAACGGCGAGCCCTGCGCAGCTCATGTTGGAAATGGTTCGGCCGGGCATTTCGTTAAGATGGTCCACAACGGTATTGAATACGCAATGATGCAGCTAATTGCTGAGGTTTACGATCTGTTCATTCGCGGCAACGCGATGACCGATGATGAGATAGCCGGAATCTTCGCAGAGTGGAGCGAAGGCGACCTGAGTTCCTTTCTCATCGAGATCACCGCCTCGGTTCTTAAGAAGAAAGACGATGAGACGGGCAATTCGCTGGTTTCGATGATCCTTGATACCGCCGGGCAGAAAGGAACCGGAAAATGGACCTCACAGACGGCGATGGACCTCGGGGTGCCGATCCCGACGATAGATTCTGCAGTATCGATGCGGCAGATCTCGGCCCTGAAAGCTGAGCGTGCGGCAGCAGCCGAGGCGTGGAAAATCTCAAAGCCGGTTAAAACCGCAGATGCGAGGCCGAAAGAAGCCGTTGAATTTGCGCGAGCAACCCTTCGCCTCGGCTTTCTAACGGCCTTTGCTCAAGGCATGTCGCTGCTCAGTACCGCTTCGCATGAAAAAGGATATAACCTCGACATGGCAGAGATCTCCAAGATCTGGCGGGGTGGATGCATCATTCGAGCCTCGATGCTCGAGGAAATTCGCGTCGCTTTTGCTGACGACCCGAACCTCTCGAATCTTCTTTTTGCTCCCAGTTCGCTGCCGGTGATCCAACGGGAATACAAGAAACTGTCCGAGTTTGTTCGTTTGACTTCATCTTTGGGTATCCCTTGCATGGCTGCGGCCTCATCGCTCAATTATCTCGAAGCTCTTTCGAGCGAACGGCTGCCTGCGAGCCTAATTCAGGCTCAACGCGATTTTTTCGGAGCACACTCTTACAAGCGGGTTGATAAAGAAGGGACGTTTCACACGAATGACTGGTAA
- a CDS encoding threonine/serine dehydratase, translating to MLSLKEVIRPTTFIVSSKLRDRLGLDITIATESFQHTGSFKFRAAYNLAANVENNALLTASSGNFGQALAYACRLMGKKCTVVMPQTSAQVKIDAVRGFGATVDLIDTTKVARKKRVSQLAEQIPDAYLASAYDDKLVIEGNATLGDELSGNGFDTIIVPVGGGGLIAGIVQGLCRNGDSATVFGAEPLLGNDAARSFRAGKIIPNESEPETIADGARTVSIGDLNWPIIRDGVKGFIEVPETAISEAVRHYFELANLKSEPTGALSLGALLIDPQRFVGKRVCVIVSGGNVDTELYTKIIDRSANASFVK from the coding sequence ATGCTATCACTGAAAGAAGTCATTCGCCCGACGACATTCATTGTTTCGTCAAAGCTCCGAGACCGACTTGGACTCGATATTACGATCGCGACCGAATCCTTCCAGCACACCGGAAGCTTCAAGTTCCGGGCCGCCTACAACCTCGCGGCCAATGTCGAGAACAATGCGTTGTTAACAGCATCTTCGGGTAACTTTGGGCAGGCTCTCGCCTACGCATGCAGGCTAATGGGCAAGAAATGCACCGTCGTGATGCCGCAGACGTCAGCTCAGGTCAAGATAGATGCTGTCCGAGGATTTGGCGCCACGGTCGATCTGATAGACACGACGAAGGTCGCGCGAAAGAAACGGGTTTCTCAACTCGCAGAACAGATACCGGATGCCTATTTGGCTAGCGCTTACGATGACAAATTGGTCATCGAGGGCAATGCCACACTCGGTGATGAACTTTCAGGAAACGGCTTTGATACGATCATCGTGCCTGTCGGCGGAGGCGGACTGATCGCGGGCATCGTACAAGGGCTATGCCGGAACGGCGATTCCGCCACGGTCTTTGGCGCGGAGCCCCTGTTAGGCAACGATGCGGCCAGATCATTTCGCGCCGGGAAGATCATCCCGAACGAATCAGAGCCGGAGACGATCGCTGATGGTGCCCGTACAGTGTCAATCGGTGATCTGAACTGGCCGATAATCCGCGATGGAGTAAAGGGCTTTATTGAAGTTCCTGAAACTGCGATCAGCGAAGCGGTCAGACATTATTTTGAATTAGCAAACTTAAAATCAGAGCCGACTGGAGCTTTGTCGCTAGGGGCGCTGCTCATCGATCCTCAACGATTCGTCGGAAAAAGGGTCTGCGTTATCGTCAGTGGTGGCAACGTAGACACTGAGCTCTACACCAAAATAATTGACCGATCAGCGAACGCCTCTTTTGTCAAATAA